A window from Sceloporus undulatus isolate JIND9_A2432 ecotype Alabama chromosome 8, SceUnd_v1.1, whole genome shotgun sequence encodes these proteins:
- the LOC121914497 gene encoding acyl-coenzyme A synthetase ACSM3, mitochondrial-like, with product MKLLSKLPPVLKSASAPKWPYPIKSQASSGLPFIDFSEFEDIYKNVPEHFNFAKDVLDKWSQKEKDGKRPSNPALWWVDETGEEVRWSFEELGFHSRKVANALSEGCNLQKGERLLVILPRIPEWWLVTVGCLRAGIIYIPATIQLTAKDILYRLQVSKAKCIVTNDALAPLVDSVASECSSLKSRVLVSKGKRREGWLNFHDLVEAAHDNHQPVKTKSQDPMSIFFTSGTTGYPKMVQHSCSSLGIGLNFSGRSWMNLNPSSTMWGVSDTGWVKFVFGSLYGTWSQGACVFSHGKMQFDSTVVLNCLSKYPVTTFCGTPTIFRMLLKHDVSRYKFKSLKTCLSGGEPINPEVMGKWKAQTGLEIYEGYGQSETILVCGTTREMEVKPGFMGKPLPPFDVQIIDEHGKHLPPGEEGDIAIRIKPERPLGLFSGYLDDPVKTASTERGDFYITGDRGIMAEDGYIRFIARADDVILSSGYRIGPFEVEYALSEHPAVAETAVISSPDAIRGEVVKALIILTPAYESHDKDKLIRELQEHVKKTTAPYKYPRKIEFVQDLPKTISGKIQRKELRRKEWEKAQ from the exons ATGAAGCTTCTCTCTAAACTCCCACCCGTTTTAAAGTCCGCCAGTGCCCCCAAATGGCCGTATCCCATCAAAAGCCAAGCCAGCAGCGGATTGCCATTTATAGATTTCTCAGAATTTGAAGATATATACAAAAATGTTCCTGAGCATTTCAATTTTGCAAAGGATGTCCTGGATAAATGGAGCCAAAAGGAGAAG GATGGAAAAAGACCTTCCAACCCAGCTCTCTGGTGGGTAGATGAGACGGGAGAAGAGGTGCGGTGGAGCTTTGAGGAGCTGGGATTCCACTCCAGGAAAGTGGCGAACGCTCTCTCGGAGGGATGCAATTTGCAGAAAGGAGAGAGGCTCCTTGTGATTCTCCCAAGGATACCAGAATGGTGGCTGGTCACTGTGGGCTGTCTGAGGGCAG GCATTATCTATATTCCAGCAACAATCCAGCTGACAGCTAAAGACATACTGTACAGGCTCCAAGTCTCTAAGGCCAAATGCATCGTTACAAATGATGCCTTGGCTCCATTAGTAGATTCTGTAGCATCTGAATGCTCTTCACTGAAGAGCCGGGTGCTGGTCTccaaagggaaaaggagagaaggatggTTGAACTTCCATGACTTGGTCGA agctgcacaTGACAACCATCAGCCTGTTAAAACCAAGAGCCAAGACCCAATGAGCATCTTTTTTACTAGTGGCACAACAGGTTATCCCAAAATGGTTCAACATTCTTGCAGTAGTTTGGGGATTGGATTGAACTTTTCTGGCAG GAGCTGGATGAATCTGAATCCCTCAAGCACGATGTGGGGTGTTTCTGATACCGGCTGGGTCAAGTTTgtctttggcagtctgtatggcaCATGGAGTCAAGGGGCTTGCGTCTTTTCACACGGCAAGATGCAGTTTGACTCAACAGTGGTTCTAAAT TGTCTCTCCAAGTATCCAGTGACGACTTTCTGTGGCACCCCAACGATTTTCCGCATGCTGTTGAAGCACGATGTTAGCAG ATACAAATTCAAGAGTCTGAAGACCTGTCTGAGTGGAGGGGAACCTATCAACCCTGAAGTAATGGGAAAATGGAAAGCTCAGACAGGACTGGAGATCTATGAAGGCTATGGGCAGTCAGAGACC ATTTTGGTGTGTGGAACCACAAGAGAGATGGAAGTTAAGCCTGGGTTTATGGGAAAGCCTCTCCCGCCCTTCGATGTCCAG ATAATCGATGAACATGGCAAGCACCTACCACCTGGAGAAGAAGGAGACATTGCCATTAGAATCAAACCCGAAAGACCTTTAGGGCTCTTCTCTGGCTATTTG GATGATCCCGTGAAAACCGCTTCCACGGAACGTGGAGACTTCTATATTACTGGAGACAGAGGGATAATGGCTGAAGATGGCTACATCCGCTTTATCGCAAGAGCTGACGATGTCATCTTATCCTCTGG gtatcgCATTGGGCCATTTGAAGTGGAATATGCCTTGTCAGAGCACCCAGCAGTAGCCGAAACAGCTGTGATCAGCAGTCCAGATGCCATCAGAGGAGAG GTTGTGAAAGCTCTCATCATCCTGACCCCTGCCTATGAGTCCCATGATAAAGACAAATTAATTCGTGAACTTCAagaacatgtcaagaaaaccacagCTCCATACAAGTATCCCAGAAAG ATCGAGTTTGTTCAAGACCTGCCCAAGACAATTTCTGGAAAAATCCAAAGGAAAGAGTTGAGAAGGAAAGAATGGGAGAAAGCCCAGTGA